GACGGGCTGTGAGGAGAGGGGGAGGTTGTGCGTTCACGAGAGGGAATGGAGCGTTGGGAGGGGTTGGCAGGATGGATTTGATTTCTATGCAGTGGTACAAAGGAGggctgagagggagggaggaacatgTGTGAGAACACGTGAGAAAGACAGAACTAAAGCTGCACACTATTAAAGCTCAGGGTGGAGGCCACCCTTGGCCAGTGGACTTCTGAGTGTCGGAAGTGTGCTACATTGAATACACGGCAGGATTTTCGCTAACACCAGTAGAGCTTGTCTCTGTGACTGGAGTTGATAGTGGTCACTGCCACATACACAGTCTGCCTTCCTACAGTGTCTTTCGGCAAATCCATCTGGGGCACTGGGATTGATCCGTGACACCCCATTTAGAAATTATTTGCTGCCaggtgcacttgggaggcaggcaggtagatctcggagttcaaggccagcctagtaaCAGTGCCTAGGTAACAAGAGACTATCTTGACAACCCTGCCCCAATCCACTTGTTGTCACCTAGGTATCTACATCATCAATCTGAAGAGGACGTGGGAGAAGCTGTTGCTGGCAGCCCGGGCCATCGTTGCCATTGAGAACCCCGCTGATGTCAGCGTCATCTCCTCCAGGAACACTGGGCAGGTTTGTAGACTGGAAGCTGGTATTTGTTTTGTGGCAGTAATCCACAAAAGACATTGGTAGGGTATAGAGGAATAGAGGCATCCAACGTGGATATCCCAGGAGGTCACTCTCCCTGGGCTCTGTCCTGGTGGCGTAGGGGAGCAGAGGCATTGCCTGTGATGTACAGTCCCTTTCCACAACGTTGGAGATGAAGCTGGGCCTTGGGCCTGCCCCTGCATATTCCTACAACTTCTCAGAGTCCTGTGGACAGTGACTGAGGAGGCAAACCATGCAGGAAACAGTCCTACATCCCTCAGTGGCAGACAAAAGAAAGGTATCGTCAGCCACAGAGTAAACTTGCTTTCCCTTTGAGCCTGGTCCTTGTAACAGCTCATCTGCGGTCTTGAGAGTTCTTATTTGCTAACTTGTGTCTTGTTTTTATAAGTGAGAGTATCTTTTGCTGTTAGGAAAActgctgtttctgttatttaCAGGCTGGCTGAGTTAGAGTGAGGATTCAGTTCATCCTAAGTTAAATTCCAGCAAAAGTGATTTAATGTTACAGTAAGGGTCTGTTAGTCTCTGTGCAGGTGGTTCCTTAAGAGTGGGCCTGTCTAGACCTGTGTGGGACAGGATAGAATATGGCTTAATTACTGTTAACCCTCCTCAGGAAGTGTTGGCTGGTGCTTAGGACCAACTCCGGGAGGGAGTCGGGGTCAGGAAACCTCTAGGGTGAGAGGGGCAGGCAGATAGGTCTCTTAGGAAAGGCTACACAGTTGAGATCCTGTATACTCCCCAAAATGTGGACTGAGatactcagtgattaagagaactGTGCTTACAGAGGCCCTGTGTTCAGTAGCCAGCACTCAGCCAGCAAgggctggagggacagctcagCTGTTAcaggctaggcttacaaccagAAACAATTCCAGTTCAAAGGGATTCAACGTCCCATGACCTCCACGTGTATGAGTGAAATGCTTGTACACGTGCAACAAACCACTCATCCATTAACTataagacaaaaaggaaatatttttagagGAGAAGCAGGGAAGAGATGTTCTTGCTCTGTTCTGATAAAGGTGTACAGaggcacggggtgggggggggcggggttgcTGCGTGAATAACCTGAGGGACTTGGGTTATGTGAGATGCTTCATAGATGAGGAGATGTGGTGTGCAAGTGTTCAGTTTAGCCTCAGAAGAGTGTGTGTAATTCAAGGATGTGCTGTTACTTGGACTTCAGTGTTGAAAGGTGACATCTTTCTTGTGGCTGGAAGTGGGATGGGTATCAACTGTTTTCTTTGCAAACTATGCTTGAAAATGCTGACTCAGTCTTCCTTCATAGCGAGCTGTGCTGAAGTTTGCTGCTGCCACCGGAGCCACTCCAATTGCTGGCCGTTTCACTCCTGGGACCTTCACCAACCAGATCCAAGCAGCCTTCCGGGAGCCACGGCTTCTAGTGGTCACCGACCCCAGGGCTGACCACCAGCCCCTCACTGAGGCGTCTTATGTCAACCTGCCCACCATTGCTCTGTGTAACACAGACTCTCCTCTCCGCTACGTGGACATTGCCATTCCGTGCAACAACAAGGTACGTGTTCTGGTGGAGAGTTCTGGGAAACCCCTCATCTCTGTGCACATTGTTAGAGCTTGGAGTTGAGGTCACAAACTGGTCGATGAACTCCCAAGTGTAGGTAGTGTGCTAAACGAGTGGCAAGGTTTTCGCTAACACCCCACTCTGTTCCAGTGAGTGGAGTTTGATAGTAACCTTTGCTACAAGTGTGATCATGGACCCATGTTTTCACCTAGTTTGCGGGGTCATTTTGTGTgtcagagttctgcctgcatgtatgtctgtactaGTGTGTTCCTGTGCCCCTAGAGGTAGTGAGGTGAGTGGCTTGTGATTAACGACCCTCACTCTTTTCAGGGAGCTCACTCGGTGGGTCTGATGTGGTGGATGCTGGCCCGGGAAGTACTCCGTATGCGTGGCACTATCTCCCGTGAGCACCCATGGGAGGTAATGCCTGACCTTTACTTCTACAGAGACCCAGAGGAGGTAAGGCTTACTCTTCTAAATGCTTGTTGCCACTGAGTGGGTGGGCCACCTTGGTCTGGTTCAGGGTAGCTAAACTTGTCTGTCATGTGCTTTTAAAAACTAGATTGAGAAGGAGGAGCAGGCTGCTGCCGAGAAGGCTGTGACCAAGGAGGAATTTCAGGGTGAATGGACTGCGCCAGCGCCAGAGTTCACTGCTGCTCAGCCAGAGGTGGCCGACTGGTCTGAGGGTGTGCAGGTGCCCTCTGTACCCATCCAGCAGTTTCCTACTGAAGACTGGAGTGCCCAGCCAGCCACTGAGGACTGGTCAGCAGCTCCCACAGCACAGGCCACTGAGTGGGTTGGAGCCACCACTGAGTGGTCCTGAGCTGCTCTGCAGACAGCTGAGCAAAGGGaaaaaaggtggaaggaaaataaagttcTTACAAGTTGTCTCGTGAAGTCTTTACTTGGATTGCTACTGCAGGATGCTAATGGCATTGGAGAGGGGGTAATGACCTGATTCATGTTGAATACTTAACCTTGAGAGTAGGTTTGGGgtgtgggttgtttttttgtttgtttttgagatagggattctctggctttggagcctgtcatcttgtatagactaggctgatctcgaactcaacacagagatccacctgcctctgtttccggagtgctgggattaaatgtgcacCACCCGGCCTAATGTTACATTTTAAAGTCTTAAAATGTCCtgtgttttaaagtaaaaaaaaaatgacatcctgaaattcacaggcaaatgggtggaactagaagaaaccatctggaGTAAGCAAACATAGACACAAATAcggtatgtactcgctcatatatggatattggacagtgcaaaggataaccagactacaatccaccaACACGTGGTCCCACAGagaggggaaagtgacaagatctgagcaaatggggagcatggtcaggaaggtcaagttaggggaagaacaggaggagataccttaatagagggagccattatgggcttaatgagaaacttggcactagggaatttgccaggaattcacaaggatgaccccaactaagaatctaagtagtggagagactgccttaaatgcccttctccttgGTCTTTTCTgtccatccgccatggcgggtgggtgaaagacccgagctaacatggggttagctcattaaattacaataaagcctcgtgcagtttgcagcaagaaaaaaaaatgcccttctgtaatgagatctatGACTACATTGAATTCCatcaaagagccttcatccagtagctattgaaagcagaagcagattcACTGCTAAGCCCTGAGATAAAAGTTGTAGAgtgaggagtgataagcaaagggatcaagaccctgttggggaagcccacagaaagtgggaactcatggaccacagtctgacagctggggagccaacataagaccaaaccaggccccctgaatgtgggtatcagtcgtggggcctctggcagtggaaccagtgtttatccccagtgtacaaatggacattgggagccgattccctatggagggatactcagcctagatacaacagagagggccttggtcctgccccagtgatgacagactttgatgatcccccatgggaggccccaccctccctTAGTGGTGGATGGGGGAGGCTTTGTGGAATGGGGAcaggtggagggagaggaaactgggattggtatgtaaaataaggtttttaatttaaacaaaaattaaaaaaatgccctGAGTTTTAATGCCATTAAGTAGAAGGTTGCTCACATCCTTGTTTATAACAAAAATTTTGTAAAATGTTAAAatcaggaagctggagagatggctcagagattaagagcaccgactgctcttccagaggtcctgagttcaattcccagcaaccacatggtggttcacaaccatctgtaatgagacctggtgccctcttctggtgtgcagatatacatggaagcagaatgttgtttacataataataaataaaatctttaaaaaaaaatcaggaagctGGGTAAGCTATTTACAGCCACTTAGCAGCTCATTCTAGATGCTGTAATACCGTGGAGAAATGTTTAACCTCTAAGAGCAGCAATCGGTTGTCAATGTGGATATGGAATTATCTGCTCTGaagttgatggtggtggtgataataTAGGCATCCATGCCTTGCATCTCAATAGAGGATGTTCCCATTGTCTTACTTAATGAAAACCACAGCAGCCCCTTCTAATGAAAGGTTTGACAGGAGTAACTTGCTGACATGGTATAATACAGCTTGCTGTCTTGGCCAGCAACTTAGTGCTGTTTCCCATCTGCTGAGGGGGTGAGGCTGCACACTGGGGACGCCAGTCTTTATGTGGCTTTCAACTACTTAGGCTTCATTCCAAAATGGGAAATGATGGGTGTCAAAAATAATGTCCCAGAGAGTCCAGACCAAGGTGACAGCCTCTCTATGTTTTCCTTATACTTTTACCATAGCTTATTAATGAAGAGAATCACAAGGTGATAGCCATGAAAGGAGGGAACAGAGCCCTCTGGGTATCGGCTTCATCTTGAGGAAGGTGGGCAGGCAGGGTGTGAGCCTTTCTTAATCCTACAGTGGACATTTAAATACTTTGCCTTTGGTACACCGGTTTCTCTTCAGACTGCATTACCCCTCCTTTTTGCTTTGTCTCATGTGTCCTCAtcctctattttttaaaacattttctactCTTGGCCTAAAccctaaattaatattttaatttatatttgaagggctggagaaatggctcagctgtttttgttttgttttttcctccaagaagactgaggttcaattcccaacactcacatggcagctcacaactgtccattactccagttccagaggacctgacaccctcatacaaacAAATGtgcataccaaaaaaaaaaaaaaaaatcattctgggggtggtggtgcacgcctttaaccccagcactcagcaggcagaagcaggtaggtctttgtgagtttgaggccagcctggtctacagagccaattcTAGGGCAGCTagggatacaaagagaaaccttgtcttgaaaacaagaaTATGGCTTTTGCCTGTCTTTGAACTTCCTTCAGATGGAAGCACTTCTTAGAGACAATTTTCTGATGTACTTACTTGGTCCAAAATTGTGTGTGCCACACATActttcctttgttcattttcaCCGTTGTCTGGCATCCTTTGTGACTGTCAGCTATACTGTAGATGGGTCCCTGACCAGTTTTTGGCGTGTTGGCTAGCACTCTCATGCATACACCTCAAGCAAACGTGTCTCCGTGTGCTGCTAGATAATGCCAAACTATCAAtttctactcccaccagcaactATGAGATCTTTGTTCCTAATCTGATTTCACCCAGCTTTCTCGTTTCTAAATTTGCAATGGAAAACAGTCCTTAATAACTGCTACCTGAGCTGGACAGTAAGGCAGCTTCTGCAGGATGGCTGGATCCAGCTAGCGGGCGTCTCTTAGGGACAGGTGCCAGCAGCTGAGAAAAAAGCAATGCAAGTCAATCCTTCCAGGGTTTTCTTACCATTCTCCTAATGCCAAGTTCAGTCAGTGCTCTACCATAAGCCCTCAAGCCAACTGAAGGCTTTCCTTCCATGTGATGAGGCATGGCTTTTTAGCCTATGCCCAATATAATAATAAAGAGTagtcacctttaatctcagcactaaggaggcagaggcaggtggatctttgtgagtttgagaccagcctggtctacaagagctggttccaggacagcctccaaagccacagaggaaccctatctcaaaaaaacaaaaaacttaacatcaactgagtggtggtggcccacaattttaataccagcacttgggagccagaggcaagctgatctctgtgagttcaaggccagtatggtctacagaaaccctgtcttgaaaaacaaacttaGCAGCATGAAGTCTCCAGGTTCCACTGACCACAGTCCACAATCAACAGGGGCTGAGTTCTTTTGTGTCATCTGCTTCTGCCCTTATTCAGTGACCAAATGGCCGATTTACACGTCACAAACACAAGCAACACGAAAGATGCTTCTTTCAGGAACTGAAAAGCTGGCCTAACTAGAGAACCAAAAgaaacccaggctgacctccccGGCCACtaccctcctccacccccaccccaccccactcccaccctcccCGCTGCcccagtctgtgaggctggaccatctcggttaacagctttgaagttgttctggatgctgATTTCTGAGGAAACccgcggggctccggtaattcgtgggtccgaggtggatcacgcctgcaaataatgggcgagaaagaaagagcgggaccaagcagattccattgtcaaggccaattttattgaaaccaaggagctttttaaagagaaaggaggagcagagaaaaaggaggtggggggagggatgagttaattgttctcaggcaggtatcctgaCTCTCCTGTGATAAGGGAGTGGAATGCCAGACTTTCTGGCGTCTATCTAGGCttggggtcgccaaggctggctccTGACACAGAGGTGCTCTGAGAGCTGGATCATTGTTTGGACTGACTGTATAACCAAACCTCTAACCATGCCATACAAAAGGATgccatgtaataataagtcacgaggactctgtagccaacaagattcaTCAAGtttcatccagtctcagagctgttcccttGCAAAGGGATCATCTTACACGTCACCTGtcctgtagtcttttttttttttttttttttttactttttcccaCATCTCTAGACAAGATCCTCAGGTGGTCTCCTCCAATCAAATCTGGTCtctattaattttgaaggaatctGCAGCagcttttttttcctgtggaaacaaagcataacctcttccccaatgcaacacattttctgaCTTTCAGTCTAAAGACATTCCTAAGGTATACAGACTGGCTTAATTCGCAGCCCCTCAGTAGTTGTTTTCTGTTCGTTAGCATCCAAAAAGTTCAGAACTAACAAAACACCCTATGAAGTGCAAACACCCTGTGTTACAGTATTCCCCTTCCATATAGGTCTTATCCacttatattactttactctttcaTGACTTCACTGCATTACTTCTAAACTACTTTCCTATGACTGTctgtgccattttctttcaatcttcagcatctaagcacatttAAGCATACTTTATTTAGAGGTTTTCTTGGTCTAGACCTGACTTTTTGCATATCTGCAGCCTTCTCTGTGTGAGCTAAACTTTAAACTGCTCAGGGGCAGCTAGGTCCTTTGCGGTGTGGCTCTGTTTATCACTTGTCCTGGAGGCTGGCTCCACCCCCTTTGCGTGGGAGAGAGAGGAGCCTGGGCCTCTGGCCCCTGCCTGGAGCTTGTCTACTGCCCCAGTTCTGGTAAGCACTTCCACCTCGTCTCCTGCCACCATTCAAGTGCTTGGTAGCCACCAGTGCCTGTGTAGGCAGCAAGTACCAAGCCTACTTGGAACTTTCTTTTCAGCTTTTTCAGGCCCTTTGTGGATTTACATGCTGTGTGTTGGACACCAAATGTAACAAGTCTTTATCCcatcagttcccaaataatgacactcagacttattacttattattatgaaagcttggcctgtagcttaggcttgtttctaaccagttcttataacttagattagcccatttctattactctacattctgccatgtggcttgtggctgctgttacctctcctcctgcatacCCTGCCTGCTCAGCAAACGTCTTTTAGCGTTTCTTTCCACCTTTCTTCCTCACAGAGTCCTCTCTGTTCCTGGAAGTCCTCCTGtacctcctgccttgctattggccattcagctatttattacaccaatcacagcaacacatcttcacacagtgtacaaatattccgaGATAGTGCCGTTTACTCATATTCCCAAGACTTAGCTAATGGATTGTGACGTAAGGGTCAAGCTGCTCCTATTAGGAGCATATAACAATTAAGAACTCCAaggggaaaatgagaaaatgatggGTAGAAGGGAGCAAAGTCTTCTCTGGAGGGAAGATGACTTCTACAGGAAGGAAGTCCCTGTGCAGTTCTTCCTGCCGTTCACACTTTCCAGCCCAGGGTAGACCTCAGATTTAGCGGGCAACTAAAATCTGGGCAGAATGTGATGGCCTCTAGTGCAAAGAACAGAATGAATTGAGGACGAGCCGGTTTTCCTCAACTGCAAACCACACTGCAAGGAAGCCAGTATGTTGCCTAGCCATGTTTTCCCAGGTTTTGTATTTCAATTAGGCAAACAGCAACGACATAGTGCTGTAACTGAAGAGAGAACAACAATTGGGAAATTggcaaaatacataaaatccAGAGCACTAAAAGGAGCTGCTGCTGAATTTGACTCTGGACCCTTCACAGCTTCTGCCCTAGGTTCAAGGAGAAAGGCCATCACTTCACCATGTCAGGCAAAGGCACAGTTAGGACCCAGTGCACAAAGCTGACTGCCTGTCTCCTTATTTCTCAGAAACAGCATCACCACTCTCAGAGCTCACTTCCTCTTGTCCCTTCTCTGAGCTTGGGACTGTCGAGTAAAATGTAAGAATTGTCTGTCTGAGGGTGACGGCACCATAACTATGGAGCAGAGAGACTTAATGCCAGGAAATCTAAAGGGGCAAGTCATTGGTaggctaaaataataataataataataaaaaaaaaacggCAGAACAAAATAGCTTGGTTCTCATGAGTTGGTCACAAACACAGAACTGGTGGGTTTCTGTTCACATATGCTCACCAGGATGGAAAAGAAGCCAGTCCTGGGACAGGGGGGTGGGGAGCAAGGGCAGGGAGCTGTGGGCTGAGCCCTTCTCTAGGAATTCACTTCCTGAAGAAAGAAGGTGGCAGGCAAAGGGTGCTGTGGGGCCTGGATTTATTCTCTTTAGGGTGTGAGTTCTGGGCCTTTCGCATCCTTTTCCATGTAGAAAGCAAGCCAGGAGCAGCACTGAGGGCACTGAACTCTGGAAAACTCCATCGTCTGTCTCATTAATTCCTGAATTCTGACACTTCCCATGGCCTTTGTTCTGCAGCATTGGTCCTGGGGTGTGAGGGTCAGAGAGAAGGCTGGACCTCTGAGTCCTCATGGCCATCTTAGGTCAAAGGCCCGGAGCGGTGCCTGCAGACGGGAAAGGAGAAGGGTGAGAGTGTGggactgaaggaaccagcttccctttcggcagccataacggccgaacacgtgcttctatgaccttgacctagtcactagaaagtcagatgcctgccttgtgacaaggagccaatcagaagttagctggtggcgctatgctttacggctctgggtgtgctttacggactagcgcacagcaatgacgtagagagcatagcaaccaccctgagagggcctgtgggccataacaaccagttgaccaatcaacacagggcaagccctccaagcccggaggcacaccaatcgtgagcctgtgcataccccctTACGCTGTCcaataagatctctcgggagcccctaggagctgtcttttctagccatctgccatgcgggtgggtgaaagacccgagctaacatggggttagctcgttaaattacaataaagcctcgtgcagtttgcagcaagctctcaaatccgcctggtgattggggtgacctggaacatggcctgggaccccggatacttgagttttcgggggtctaacaggacGACAAAGCGAGTGTCACCTATGCTCTCCCAAAGAGAGTCTTAGAGGGGGAATCCTGCCTGggctgagagatggttcaggtgCCTGCCTGTCAGTAAGCCTGGGAACCCGAGTGCCAGCCTCAGGACtgtatggtggaaggagagactagactcctgtcctctgacctcctcacacgGGCCccacaatacatttttaaaattccttctaAAAGCTGAACAACTTTGACACTTCACTGGGCCTCCTCCAGACTCAGTACTCACAATGGGGTCAGATGAGagtactgggggtggggaggaagaacagagatttGAACCAGGTTCAAATCTtagctcaagcttccctcaggcTTAGCTGTCCTGGGGTGGGCtacatggatggaggcagaaggaacttGGTTGGATGTGTGGCTGCTGATGGCACCTCTGATGTTTTGGGGGTGGTTTCTGAGTCATGTTATCAAGATAGCTAGGGTTTGGTTTTACGGACTTGGGTTTACAGAAACACCACACCATGGAACCCACCACTTTCTAATggcattgtcttagttactgtcaCATTGGCCTCACTGGTCATCTGCCAATATCAAGCCCGGCATTAGGATCTGAGAGTCCACCCAGGGAGTGTAAATACACAAGATCATGAACCACTCTGCAGCCTAGGAAACAAAAGAATTTCTGAGAGGCACTGCCATATGAGGAAAGGGAGgttcctgggctggggagatggctcagtggttgagagcacttgctgctctcacagagggctgtagtccagttcccagcactcacatctggCTGtagctctagggaatctgatgccttctactTGCCTCAGTGAGTACTGGCTAACATGCTtagcatacacacaaaacatgtgCACGTAcgtgggcgcgcgcgcgcgcgcgcgcacacacacacacacacacacacacacacacacacacacacacacacacactgcactgcactgcactgGCCTACACCTGGACTTGGGGGCAACAGGGCGCACACAGCTGGCCCAGCTACATGAATTACCGCTCACTGGCATACAGAGAGAGAAGCCAGGATGATCCGTCCCTGTCCACGGCCTCTAATACTGCAGTCTGTGTTCACACAGGTCCGGAAACATCCACAGTATGATAGGAGACTCAGTCCAACCAAAGACCCCATGCTTCTCGCGTGGATGCCGCAGCCCACTCCCGGGGGCTTCCTGGATCTGCGCAGGCGAGCTTGGGGACTTGGGGACCAGCTGAGCTCCATGCAGGTCAGCattttctgagttccaggcctgtcCCTCTGTGCCCTGGATGCTCTCGCCCATCAGCCCGGGCTCCACAGTTGGGCAAGAAGTTGGGCTCCTCCTCATCCCACAAAGTTCCAGGTTGGGTGGAGACCCTCGGGACAAGACTCTTTGGTGGGCGGCGTGTGTCTCCACTGCCCCTGCTCCTTGGCTCCCACCGTTTGGCCTATGTGGTTCTGGGTGATCCAACCACGGCACACGCATGGcctttctctgggtttcacaCATTCCTAATGGCCCCAACCCAGCCAGCTCCCAATGTCTCTGGATGGGTCCTAACAGTTCCTAACCTGTCTCTAAGGCTCACCTGCCAACCCCCAATAGTCCTAACAGTCACCGGTCACCGGTTAGTTTCTGACAGCCCCCAGCCTGATCAAAATACCCTCCAGCCTGTCCCCAATGGCCGGAAGTCAGTTCCTAGCCACACCCCTCTGCTCCCAACGGTCACCAGCCTGACTCCAATTGCCCCTAGTTAATATAAATGGCTCCCAGTCAACTTAGCAGCCTCCACCGTGTCCCCAGTGTACCCCAGTAAATGCAACACCTCTCAGTCAGTCCACAGTGGCCCCACTGACTTCAAGGACCCCTGGGCTCCCCTCCAGCATTCCcgaacc
This genomic stretch from Cricetulus griseus strain 17A/GY chromosome 4, alternate assembly CriGri-PICRH-1.0, whole genome shotgun sequence harbors:
- the Rpsa gene encoding 40S ribosomal protein SA (The RefSeq protein has 1 substitution compared to this genomic sequence), whose translation is MSGALDVLQMKEEDVLKFLAAGTHLGGTNLDFQMEQYIYKRKSDGIYIINLKRTWEKLLLAARAIVAIENPADVSVISSRNTGQRAVLKFAAATGATPIAGRFTPGTFTNQIQAAFREPRLLVVTDPRADHQPLTEASYVNLPTIALCNTDSPLRYVDIAIPCNNKGAHSVGLMWWMLAREVRRMRGTISREHPWEVMPDLYFYRDPEEIEKEEQAAAEKAVTKEEFQGEWTAPAPEFTAAQPEVADWSEGVQVPSVPIQQFPTEDWSAQPATEDWSAAPTAQATEWVGATTEWS